A genomic region of Ignavibacteria bacterium contains the following coding sequences:
- a CDS encoding DUF2723 domain-containing protein yields MNHKLINRIIGGLVFIITFIVYSLTVQPSVSFWDCGEFLAASYYLQVPHPPGAPLFLLIGRFFMMIPFVENLGLRMNYVSVLSTAFTSMFLYFIVVKLISFYKGRRPENFFDAISYYGSGFLAGITYSFLDTVWFNGVEAEVYAISMFFVSIITWLLLVWYEKAEDVNNEKILLLIMYIIGLASGVHLLSVLAIFTIVMVVYFRKYEVNLESFIYMGIFAVLFFWAVYPGIIKFFPSLLAKFGGTNLTLKLSLVVAFVALLIYGMYWTKQNNKALAFLVIASLFLIFIGYTSYTMVIIRANAHPPMNENEPDTMNEFVYYINREQYGDFPLFKRRYSQEPHQQGIYYNYSSDLDFMWRYQINHMYNRYLFWNFIGREGDVQDAKTILFGKPDENFIGDPQRFPNRYYAIPFILGLIGLYYHFRRDWKLGLSFLAMFLLMGVLTALYQNQQEPQPRERDYFYVGSFFVFAIWIGIAFEGLLHYLKVKLGEKNLIPASVGLFTITLLAVPVNMAIQNWDDHDRSKNFVPWDFAYNILQSCEPNAILFTNGDNDTFPLWYLQDVEGVRRDVRIVNLSLANTNWYIKQAKNEEPYGAQKVPISFTDDQIDRLMPMEFSGRDIEIPVPDEAIQKFGVTDSSVIKNKKIVFRLNPPMQYETQVGPRGIIRVQDLVVQDIIVTNAKQGWKRPIHFSVTCSDDSKLGLDEYMVMQGMTFMVTPVRGTNQQKNVDREKMEKCLFNEPEGYYKDYHLGFKFRGLNTGKIYLDENQRRMMMNYRNSFLRLALYYMNNNEYEKIGQVLDEMEKKLPRKYIPLDYRLLSDIASLYKLAGRGDRFIEIADEIEPLAEKDRDRNPGDVSSYYNPYRILLQIYEGRGDIYKEKGMNDKAKENYQMAINLLNGLRSFVNDSRTIDTEINRFKQKMNFEIKNDTTK; encoded by the coding sequence CTCAGTTCTATCGACAGCATTTACTTCAATGTTCCTTTATTTTATAGTTGTTAAACTGATTTCATTTTATAAGGGAAGAAGACCAGAAAATTTCTTTGATGCAATTTCATATTATGGTTCAGGATTTTTAGCAGGAATTACCTACTCATTTTTAGATACAGTCTGGTTTAATGGTGTTGAAGCGGAAGTTTATGCAATTTCAATGTTTTTTGTATCAATCATTACCTGGCTTTTACTTGTGTGGTATGAAAAAGCTGAAGATGTGAATAATGAAAAAATTCTTTTATTAATTATGTACATAATTGGTTTGGCGAGCGGTGTTCATCTTTTGAGTGTTTTAGCAATCTTTACAATTGTAATGGTTGTTTATTTCAGAAAATACGAAGTTAATCTCGAATCATTTATTTATATGGGTATTTTTGCCGTCCTATTCTTCTGGGCTGTTTATCCCGGGATTATAAAATTTTTCCCTTCTTTGCTGGCCAAGTTTGGTGGAACTAATTTAACACTCAAACTTTCACTTGTTGTTGCCTTTGTCGCTTTGCTTATTTATGGAATGTACTGGACGAAACAAAATAATAAGGCACTGGCGTTCCTCGTTATCGCTTCATTGTTTTTAATTTTTATTGGTTACACATCTTATACAATGGTGATAATTAGAGCCAATGCTCACCCGCCAATGAATGAAAATGAACCCGACACGATGAATGAGTTTGTCTATTACATTAATCGTGAACAATATGGAGATTTCCCATTATTTAAGAGAAGATATAGTCAGGAACCACACCAACAGGGAATTTATTATAATTACTCTAGTGATTTAGATTTTATGTGGCGTTACCAGATAAATCATATGTATAACAGATATTTATTCTGGAATTTTATCGGCAGAGAAGGTGATGTTCAAGATGCTAAAACTATCTTATTTGGAAAACCCGACGAAAATTTCATCGGTGATCCTCAGAGATTTCCTAATAGATACTATGCAATTCCATTTATACTTGGATTAATTGGTTTGTATTATCATTTCAGAAGAGATTGGAAATTGGGATTGAGTTTTCTTGCAATGTTTTTGTTAATGGGAGTTCTGACTGCACTTTATCAAAATCAACAGGAACCACAGCCAAGAGAACGAGATTATTTTTATGTTGGATCTTTCTTTGTTTTCGCAATCTGGATTGGAATTGCTTTTGAAGGATTATTGCATTATTTGAAAGTAAAATTAGGAGAGAAAAATTTAATCCCTGCATCAGTTGGATTATTTACAATTACTCTCTTAGCTGTTCCAGTTAATATGGCAATTCAAAATTGGGATGATCACGATCGTTCAAAAAACTTTGTACCATGGGATTTTGCTTATAACATTCTTCAAAGCTGCGAACCAAATGCAATTCTTTTCACGAACGGTGATAACGATACTTTCCCTCTCTGGTATTTACAGGATGTTGAAGGAGTTAGAAGAGATGTTAGAATTGTGAATTTGAGTCTGGCTAATACAAACTGGTACATAAAGCAAGCTAAAAATGAAGAACCTTACGGTGCACAAAAAGTACCAATTTCATTCACAGATGATCAAATAGATCGATTGATGCCGATGGAATTTTCTGGCAGAGATATTGAAATTCCAGTTCCCGATGAAGCAATTCAAAAATTCGGCGTGACTGATTCTTCAGTCATAAAGAACAAAAAGATTGTTTTCAGATTAAATCCTCCAATGCAATACGAGACACAGGTTGGGCCAAGAGGAATAATTCGTGTCCAAGATTTAGTTGTTCAAGATATTATTGTAACTAATGCAAAGCAGGGTTGGAAAAGACCAATTCATTTCTCCGTTACCTGTTCAGATGATTCAAAACTCGGATTAGATGAATATATGGTTATGCAAGGAATGACTTTTATGGTTACTCCTGTCAGAGGAACTAATCAGCAGAAAAATGTTGATCGTGAGAAAATGGAAAAATGCTTATTCAATGAACCAGAAGGTTATTATAAAGATTATCATCTTGGATTCAAGTTTAGGGGACTTAATACAGGAAAGATTTATCTAGATGAGAATCAAAGACGAATGATGATGAATTATCGAAATTCTTTTTTGCGTCTCGCTCTTTATTATATGAACAATAACGAATATGAAAAGATAGGTCAGGTTCTGGATGAAATGGAAAAGAAACTTCCAAGAAAATATATTCCTCTGGATTATAGATTACTTTCAGATATCGCAAGTCTTTACAAATTAGCAGGCAGAGGAGATCGATTTATAGAGATTGCCGATGAAATTGAACCTTTAGCTGAAAAAGATAGAGATCGTAATCCAGGCGATGTTTCGAGTTATTATAATCCTTATAGAATCTTACTGCAGATATATGAGGGTCGTGGGGATATCTATAAAGAAAAAGGTATGAATGACAAAGCAAAAGAAAATTACCAGATGGCGATTAATCTTCTAAATGGACTACGTTCATTTGTTAATGATTCAAGAACGATTGATACAGAAATAAATCGTTTCAAACAGAAAATGAACTTTGAGATCAAAAACGATACGACTAAATAA
- a CDS encoding glycosyltransferase family 9 protein, translated as MKILVIALSGIGDALMFSPAISLIRKYLPDAEIDLLCMFKGVKDVYEFNPKINQVIYFNFMKEGFVKSLFFLFKLRKKYDVTFNVYPSNRKEYNVISFIVGTGERYAVRYLRKDLENLGFLNNQRIVENDFLHNVEENLLLAELFLQNHNVVYEEWDGGLEIYFNSDVEEFADEWLKKNNINENDFVVGFHAGCATLKNHIKRRWEPEKFAELGNKLREEYKAKILLFGGPDEYELNEKINSTMQNQAVVVKTESLLQTAAIMKRSNLFVTNDSALMHIASALKLKVVAIFGPTNPNYVHPFKTNYKIAKLNLDCQPCFYYSPKPLSCSRTDVQFKCIKELSVDLVLEKVQELLNDQNSLNH; from the coding sequence GTGAAGATATTAGTCATTGCACTTTCAGGTATTGGTGACGCATTGATGTTTTCACCAGCTATTTCGCTGATTAGGAAATATCTTCCTGATGCGGAGATTGATTTGCTCTGTATGTTTAAAGGTGTTAAAGATGTTTATGAATTTAATCCAAAGATTAATCAAGTCATTTATTTTAATTTTATGAAAGAGGGATTTGTTAAATCCCTCTTTTTTTTGTTTAAACTTAGAAAAAAATATGATGTAACTTTTAATGTCTACCCATCTAATCGTAAAGAGTATAATGTAATTTCATTCATTGTCGGTACAGGTGAAAGGTACGCTGTCAGATATTTGAGGAAAGATTTAGAGAATTTGGGATTTCTTAACAATCAGCGAATTGTTGAAAATGATTTTCTTCATAATGTTGAAGAAAATTTATTGCTCGCTGAATTATTTCTTCAAAATCACAATGTCGTTTATGAAGAATGGGATGGGGGACTCGAGATTTATTTTAATTCTGATGTAGAAGAATTTGCTGACGAATGGCTGAAGAAAAATAATATTAATGAGAATGATTTCGTTGTTGGATTTCATGCGGGTTGTGCGACTTTAAAGAATCATATCAAGAGAAGGTGGGAACCGGAAAAGTTTGCTGAACTTGGAAATAAACTGAGAGAAGAATATAAAGCAAAGATTTTACTTTTCGGTGGACCAGATGAATACGAATTAAATGAAAAAATTAATTCCACAATGCAAAATCAGGCTGTAGTTGTAAAGACTGAATCTTTATTACAAACTGCTGCAATTATGAAACGCTCAAATTTGTTTGTTACAAATGACTCAGCTTTAATGCATATTGCATCAGCATTAAAATTGAAAGTTGTTGCGATATTTGGTCCCACCAATCCAAATTATGTTCATCCATTTAAAACGAATTACAAAATTGCTAAGCTCAATCTAGATTGTCAGCCTTGTTTTTATTACTCGCCAAAACCGTTGAGTTGTTCTCGCACCGATGTTCAATTTAAATGTATCAAAGAATTAAGTGTAGATTTAGTTCTTGAAAAAGTTCAAGAATTACTTAACGATCAAAACTCATTAAATCATTAA